The Sphingomonas oryzagri genome has a segment encoding these proteins:
- the prfA gene encoding peptide chain release factor 1 yields MTSISAERIAQIEGRRDELQASMARADLPPEQFVQLSKDYAEIEPVARAAAEVRRLRAELAVLTGMGEDPDPEIRAMAAEEIEAIKDRLPAAERHLAISLLPKDAADERSAILEIRAGTGGDEAALFAGDLFRMYQRYADTQGWRVELMSANAAEMGGYKEVVASVTGQGVFARLKFESGVHRVQRVPVTESGGRIHTSAATVAVLPEAEEVDVKIDEARDLRIDIYRSSGPGGQSVNTTDSAVRIVHIPSGLVVIQQDEKSQHKNKAKALKVLRARLYERERERLANERAGSRKAMVGSGDRSERIRTYNFPQGRVTDHRINLTLHRLPEILQGQMDELIGALIAEDEAGRLAALDDVAA; encoded by the coding sequence ATGACCTCCATCTCCGCCGAACGCATTGCCCAGATCGAGGGCCGGCGCGATGAGCTGCAGGCGTCGATGGCGCGCGCCGATCTGCCGCCCGAGCAGTTCGTCCAGCTCTCCAAGGATTATGCCGAGATCGAGCCGGTCGCGCGTGCGGCGGCCGAGGTGCGGCGGCTGCGCGCCGAGCTCGCGGTGCTCACCGGCATGGGCGAGGATCCCGATCCCGAGATCCGCGCGATGGCGGCCGAAGAGATCGAGGCGATCAAGGATCGCTTGCCTGCCGCCGAGCGCCACCTCGCCATCTCGCTGCTGCCCAAGGATGCCGCCGACGAGCGCTCCGCCATCCTCGAAATCCGCGCCGGCACCGGCGGCGACGAGGCGGCTTTGTTCGCGGGTGACCTGTTCCGGATGTACCAGCGCTATGCCGATACGCAGGGCTGGCGGGTCGAATTGATGTCCGCCAATGCCGCCGAGATGGGTGGCTACAAGGAGGTCGTCGCTTCCGTCACCGGCCAGGGCGTGTTCGCGCGGCTCAAGTTCGAGAGCGGCGTCCACCGCGTCCAGCGCGTGCCCGTCACCGAGAGCGGCGGGCGCATCCACACCTCCGCCGCCACCGTCGCCGTCCTGCCCGAGGCGGAGGAGGTGGATGTGAAGATCGATGAGGCCAGGGATCTGCGCATCGACATCTATCGCTCGTCGGGGCCGGGCGGCCAGTCGGTCAACACCACCGACAGCGCGGTGCGGATCGTCCATATCCCGAGCGGCCTCGTCGTGATCCAGCAGGACGAGAAGAGCCAGCACAAGAACAAGGCCAAGGCGCTAAAGGTGCTGCGCGCGCGGCTCTACGAGCGCGAGCGCGAGCGGCTGGCGAACGAGCGGGCGGGATCGCGCAAGGCGATGGTGGGATCGGGCGACCGCTCCGAGCGCATCCGCACCTACAATTTCCCGCAGGGTCGCGTGACCGATCATCGGATCAACCTGACGCTCCACCGCCTGCCGGAGATCCTGCAGGGCCAGATGGACGAGCTGATCGGCGCGCTGATCGCCGAGGACGAGGCGGGAAGGCTCGCCGCGCTGGACGATGTCGCCGCCTGA
- the ispG gene encoding flavodoxin-dependent (E)-4-hydroxy-3-methylbut-2-enyl-diphosphate synthase yields the protein MSVRPWRDIHRRQSRQIMVGNVPVGGDAPVTVQTMTNTLTTDVKATIDQIRRCEEAGADIIRVSCPDEESTAALKQIVRAARVPIVADIHFHYKRALEAADAGAACLRINPGNIGSAARVQEVVNAAKANNCAIRIGVNAGSLEKDLLEKYGEPCPEALVESALDHIKLLQDADFHEYKVAVKASDVFLAVAAYQQLSEAVDCPLHLGITEAGGLIGGTVKSAIGMGSLLWYGIGDTIRVSLSAEPEEEVRVGYEILKSLGIRTRGVRVVSCPSCARQGFDVIRTVEKLEERLKHISTPLSLSVLGCVVNGPGEARETDIGVTGGGNGKHMIYLSGVTDHTIADEDMVDHVVKLVEAKAAELEAHKAAAEQAVAAE from the coding sequence ATGTCCGTTCGTCCGTGGCGCGATATCCATCGGCGCCAGAGCCGCCAGATCATGGTCGGCAACGTTCCCGTCGGCGGGGACGCCCCCGTCACCGTCCAGACCATGACCAACACGCTGACCACCGACGTGAAGGCGACGATCGACCAGATCCGCCGCTGCGAGGAGGCCGGCGCCGACATCATCCGCGTGTCCTGCCCCGACGAGGAATCGACGGCGGCGCTCAAGCAGATCGTCCGCGCCGCGCGCGTGCCGATCGTCGCGGATATCCATTTCCACTACAAGCGTGCGCTCGAAGCCGCCGATGCCGGCGCCGCCTGCCTGCGCATCAACCCCGGCAACATCGGCTCCGCCGCCCGCGTGCAGGAGGTGGTGAACGCCGCCAAGGCCAACAATTGCGCGATCCGCATCGGCGTCAACGCCGGGTCGCTCGAGAAGGATCTCCTCGAAAAGTACGGCGAGCCGTGCCCGGAGGCGCTGGTCGAATCCGCGCTCGATCACATCAAGCTGCTGCAGGACGCCGATTTCCACGAATATAAGGTCGCGGTGAAGGCGTCCGACGTGTTCCTCGCCGTCGCCGCCTACCAGCAGCTTTCCGAAGCGGTCGATTGCCCGCTGCACCTCGGCATCACCGAGGCCGGCGGCCTGATCGGCGGCACGGTGAAGTCGGCGATCGGCATGGGCTCGCTGCTCTGGTACGGGATCGGCGACACGATCCGCGTCTCGCTCTCGGCCGAGCCGGAGGAAGAGGTGCGCGTCGGCTACGAGATCCTGAAGTCGCTCGGCATCCGCACGCGGGGCGTGCGCGTCGTCTCCTGCCCGTCCTGCGCGCGGCAGGGCTTCGACGTGATCCGCACCGTCGAGAAGCTGGAGGAGCGGCTGAAGCACATCTCGACCCCGCTCTCGCTTTCGGTGCTGGGCTGCGTCGTCAATGGCCCCGGCGAGGCGCGCGAGACCGACATCGGCGTCACCGGCGGCGGTAACGGCAAGCACATGATCTATCTCTCCGGCGTCACCGATCACACGATCGCCGACGAGGATATGGTCGATCACGTCGTCAAGCTGGTCGAGGCCAAGGCGGCCGAGTTGGAAGCGCACAAGGCGGCAGCGGAACAGGCGGTCGCGGCGGAGTGA
- a CDS encoding M61 family metallopeptidase, translating into MFSLSRLALGVAPLALIAGAAHAGPQPAGNSLPQPVTITDTIPAPQDTPYPGGTIQLAVDATDVTRGIFSVKEVIPVAQGGKLTLLFPKWLPGNHSATGQISKIAGIAFSVDGKTIPWVRDTVDVYAFHLDLPADAKAVTATFQYLSPTKSDQGRVVATPDMLSLQWDCVAFYPAGYFVRQIPFSASVQYPKGWKSATALAPGLSGDTVTYPTVDFETLVDSPTIAGRNMVSHDLAPGVKLDIAADRPDQLVATPEQLAPHRKLVEQAIKLFGAQHYDHYDFLFTLSDNLGGEGLEHHRSSEDGTGADYFTDWANQAPDRNLLAHEFTHSWDGKFRRPADLWTPDYRTPMQDTLLWVYEGQTQFWGYVLQARSGLGTKQEILDSLAATAAYYQNSPAKDWRSVEDTTNDPIIAQRRPKGWTSFQWSEDYYEAGKLVWLDADQLIREKTGGKKSLDDFARAFFGVRDRDWGVLTYRFQDVVDTLNKVMPYDWATFLNERINQPGAKFPLDWITRGGYKLVYQDTPTSWWKQREKGRKIVDLSYSIGLTISSGDSKGAISGVFWGSPAFDAGVTVGSKLLAVNGRDYDKDLLTSAITAAKADGKPIHLLIKQADQYRDVAITWRGGLRYPTLEKVGKGETGLDKLLAPK; encoded by the coding sequence ATGTTTTCCCTGTCCCGCCTCGCGCTGGGCGTGGCGCCCCTGGCGCTGATCGCCGGTGCCGCGCACGCCGGCCCGCAGCCCGCCGGCAACAGCCTGCCCCAACCGGTCACCATCACCGACACGATCCCGGCGCCGCAGGACACGCCCTATCCGGGCGGCACGATCCAGCTCGCGGTCGATGCGACCGACGTGACGCGCGGCATCTTCTCGGTGAAGGAAGTGATCCCGGTCGCGCAGGGCGGCAAGCTCACCCTGCTCTTCCCGAAATGGCTGCCCGGCAACCACAGCGCGACCGGCCAGATCAGCAAGATCGCCGGGATCGCCTTCAGCGTCGACGGCAAGACCATCCCCTGGGTGCGCGACACGGTGGACGTCTACGCCTTCCATCTCGATCTGCCGGCCGATGCGAAGGCGGTGACCGCCACCTTCCAGTATCTGTCGCCGACCAAGTCCGATCAGGGCCGCGTCGTCGCCACGCCCGACATGCTGAGCCTGCAATGGGATTGCGTGGCCTTTTACCCGGCCGGCTATTTCGTTCGCCAGATCCCATTCTCCGCGAGCGTGCAATATCCCAAGGGCTGGAAGTCGGCGACGGCGCTGGCGCCGGGCCTGTCCGGCGACACCGTCACCTATCCGACGGTCGATTTCGAGACGCTGGTCGATTCACCGACCATCGCCGGCCGCAACATGGTGAGCCACGATCTCGCCCCCGGCGTGAAGCTCGACATCGCGGCCGACCGGCCCGACCAGCTGGTCGCCACGCCCGAGCAGCTCGCCCCGCACAGGAAGCTGGTCGAACAGGCGATCAAGCTGTTCGGCGCGCAGCATTACGACCATTACGATTTCCTCTTCACCCTCTCCGACAATCTCGGCGGCGAGGGGCTGGAGCATCATCGCTCGTCGGAAGACGGCACCGGCGCCGATTATTTCACCGACTGGGCCAACCAGGCGCCTGATCGCAATCTGCTGGCGCACGAGTTCACCCACAGCTGGGACGGCAAGTTCCGCCGCCCGGCGGACCTCTGGACGCCGGATTACCGCACTCCGATGCAGGACACGCTGCTCTGGGTCTATGAGGGACAGACGCAGTTCTGGGGCTACGTGCTCCAGGCGCGATCGGGCCTCGGCACCAAGCAGGAAATCCTCGATTCGCTGGCGGCGACCGCGGCCTACTACCAGAACAGCCCGGCCAAGGACTGGCGCTCGGTCGAGGACACCACCAACGATCCGATCATCGCGCAGCGCCGGCCGAAGGGCTGGACGAGCTTCCAGTGGTCGGAGGATTATTACGAGGCCGGCAAGCTGGTGTGGCTCGATGCGGATCAGCTGATCCGCGAGAAGACCGGCGGCAAGAAGTCGCTCGACGATTTCGCCCGCGCCTTCTTCGGCGTGCGTGATCGCGACTGGGGCGTGCTGACCTACAGGTTCCAGGACGTGGTCGATACGCTCAACAAGGTGATGCCCTATGACTGGGCCACCTTCCTCAACGAGCGGATCAACCAGCCGGGCGCCAAGTTCCCGCTCGATTGGATCACGCGCGGCGGGTACAAGCTGGTGTATCAGGACACACCGACGAGCTGGTGGAAGCAGCGCGAGAAAGGTCGCAAGATCGTCGATCTGAGCTACTCGATCGGCCTCACGATCAGCAGCGGCGACAGCAAGGGCGCGATCAGCGGCGTATTCTGGGGCAGTCCCGCTTTCGACGCGGGCGTGACGGTCGGCTCCAAGCTGCTCGCGGTCAACGGCCGCGACTATGACAAGGATCTGCTCACCAGCGCGATCACCGCCGCCAAGGCCGATGGCAAGCCGATCCACCTTCTGATCAAGCAGGCCGACCAGTATCGCGACGTCGCGATCACCTGGCGCGGCGGCCTGCGCTATCCGACGCTGGAGAAGGTCGGCAAGGGCGAGACCGGACTGGACAAGCTGCTCGCGCCGAAGTGA
- a CDS encoding CBS domain-containing protein codes for MTIAAILQNKGAEIISVGPDQRVGEVVKLLADRRIGAVPVIAGGRVEGIFSERDVIYRLAQEGPAALDRRVSEVMTSPALTVEKSTPIMSALALMTKRRIRHLPVVEGGAVVGLVSIGDLVKLRIDRIEADAEAMRLYIAGN; via the coding sequence ATGACGATCGCGGCGATACTCCAGAACAAGGGTGCGGAGATCATCTCCGTCGGCCCCGATCAGCGCGTCGGGGAAGTTGTGAAACTGCTGGCCGACCGGCGCATCGGCGCGGTGCCGGTGATCGCCGGCGGGCGGGTGGAGGGGATCTTCTCCGAACGTGACGTGATCTACCGGCTGGCGCAGGAAGGGCCGGCGGCGCTCGATCGCCGCGTGTCCGAGGTGATGACCTCGCCGGCGCTGACCGTCGAGAAAAGCACCCCGATCATGTCGGCACTGGCGCTGATGACGAAGCGGCGCATCCGCCATCTGCCGGTGGTGGAGGGCGGCGCGGTGGTCGGCCTCGTCTCGATCGGCGATCTGGTGAAGCTGCGCATCGATCGCATCGAGGCCGATGCCGAGGCGATGCGCCTCTACATCGCCGGCAATTAG
- a CDS encoding DUF1345 domain-containing protein: MALSLHLGRRIAPPRFIAFVLILVAGLPILQPLLGWRQGAMAAFDVAAMIFLVSLWPLLTTPHAKEMRIHAERNDANRAVLLAITGAVMLVVLVAVGSELIEKDAPKPLAIALIIVTLVLSWLFSNIVYALHYAHMFYSQEAGDEGCEDTGGLDFPSTKEPNYWDFVYFSLTLGMTFQTSDVEMTTTPVRIVATFHCFAAFIFNLGVLAFTINTLGGG, encoded by the coding sequence ATGGCTCTCTCGCTCCATCTCGGCCGGCGCATCGCGCCACCGCGCTTCATCGCCTTCGTGCTCATCCTGGTCGCGGGGCTGCCGATCCTCCAGCCGCTGCTGGGCTGGCGACAGGGCGCGATGGCAGCGTTCGACGTCGCGGCGATGATCTTCCTCGTCTCGCTCTGGCCGCTGCTCACCACGCCGCACGCTAAGGAAATGCGCATCCATGCCGAGCGCAACGACGCCAATCGCGCGGTGCTGCTGGCGATCACCGGCGCGGTCATGCTGGTGGTGCTGGTCGCGGTCGGATCGGAACTGATCGAGAAGGACGCGCCCAAGCCGCTGGCGATCGCGCTGATCATCGTCACTCTGGTGCTGAGCTGGCTGTTCTCGAACATCGTCTATGCGCTGCACTACGCCCACATGTTCTACAGCCAGGAGGCCGGCGACGAAGGCTGCGAGGATACCGGCGGGCTCGATTTTCCGAGTACGAAGGAGCCCAATTACTGGGACTTCGTCTATTTCAGCCTGACGCTCGGCATGACCTTCCAGACATCCGACGTCGAGATGACGACGACGCCGGTGCGCATCGTCGCCACCTTCCACTGCTTCGCCGCCTTCATCTTCAACCTCGGCGTGCTGGCCTTCACGATCAACACGCTGGGCGGCGGCTAG
- a CDS encoding GNAT family N-acetyltransferase, whose amino-acid sequence MSLAIRAAAPGDEADILRMVRALADFEREPDAVIATEAMLTENLFGGGAQVHAHIAERDGRAVGLALWFLNYSTWTGRPGLYLEDLFVDPSERKSGVARALMVALAEEALARGCARMDWAVLDWNTEAMKFYERIGAKRNEGWQPWRIEGEGIERLALTGK is encoded by the coding sequence ATGAGCCTCGCCATCCGTGCCGCCGCGCCCGGCGACGAGGCCGATATCCTGCGCATGGTGCGCGCGCTCGCCGATTTCGAGCGGGAGCCGGACGCCGTGATCGCCACCGAGGCGATGCTCACCGAGAACCTGTTCGGGGGAGGCGCGCAGGTCCATGCCCATATCGCCGAGCGCGACGGACGAGCGGTGGGTCTGGCGCTCTGGTTCCTCAATTACTCGACCTGGACGGGGCGACCGGGTCTCTATCTGGAAGATCTGTTCGTCGATCCGAGCGAGCGCAAATCGGGCGTGGCACGCGCGCTGATGGTCGCGCTCGCCGAGGAGGCGCTGGCGCGAGGCTGCGCGAGGATGGACTGGGCGGTGCTCGACTGGAACACCGAAGCGATGAAATTCTACGAGCGGATCGGCGCGAAACGCAACGAGGGCTGGCAGCCGTGGCGGATCGAAGGCGAGGGGATCGAGCGGCTCGCGTTAACGGGGAAGTGA
- the hisS gene encoding histidine--tRNA ligase codes for MARPETPKPIRGTQDLFGESARRHHAVVEAFERVRRLYGFQQVQIPIFEATAVFARSIGETTDVVSKEMYTFEDRGGDSLTLRPEFTAGLCRAYLTEGWQQFAPLKLATHGPVFRYERPQKGRYRQFHQIDAEVIGAAEPAADVELLVLADQLLKELGIADGVTLQLNTLGDSETRDAWRQALVAHFEGHRGDLSEDSQTRLDKNPLRILDSKDPRDRPIADAAPGIDDHMSSEAGAFFEAVTKGLDAAGVAWTRNARLVRGLDYYRHTAFEFVTDRLGAQGTVLGGGRYDGLIETLGGPHTPAVGWAAGIERLGMLLEEPAAEAIEAVMVPMGEAAEAVALGLVAKLRRSGVATDMAFKGNMKKRMAKASASGATYALILGDNELSEGKIIVRNLVEGQQATASIESIGSMPLSLLWQIPTGSASSTGAQYIAEILKGGPGAA; via the coding sequence ATGGCACGCCCTGAAACCCCCAAGCCCATCCGAGGAACGCAGGATCTTTTCGGGGAGTCCGCGCGGCGACATCATGCGGTCGTCGAAGCGTTCGAGCGGGTGCGCCGTCTTTACGGCTTCCAGCAGGTCCAGATCCCGATCTTCGAGGCGACTGCCGTCTTCGCCCGCTCGATCGGCGAGACCACCGACGTCGTCTCCAAGGAGATGTATACGTTCGAGGATCGCGGCGGGGATTCGCTGACGCTGCGCCCGGAATTCACCGCCGGCCTGTGCCGCGCCTATCTGACCGAGGGCTGGCAGCAGTTCGCGCCGCTCAAGCTCGCGACGCACGGCCCGGTGTTCCGCTACGAGCGGCCGCAGAAGGGGCGCTACCGCCAGTTCCACCAGATCGACGCCGAGGTGATCGGCGCGGCGGAGCCGGCGGCGGACGTCGAGCTGCTGGTGCTCGCCGACCAGCTTCTGAAGGAACTGGGCATCGCGGACGGCGTGACGCTCCAGCTCAACACGCTGGGCGATTCCGAAACGCGCGATGCGTGGCGGCAGGCGCTGGTGGCCCATTTCGAGGGGCATCGCGGCGATCTTTCCGAGGATAGCCAGACGCGCCTCGACAAGAACCCGCTGCGCATCCTCGATTCGAAGGACCCGAGGGACCGCCCGATCGCGGACGCCGCGCCGGGGATCGACGATCATATGTCTTCCGAGGCGGGCGCCTTCTTCGAGGCGGTGACCAAGGGGCTGGACGCGGCGGGCGTGGCGTGGACGCGCAACGCGCGGCTGGTGCGCGGCCTCGATTATTACCGCCACACCGCCTTCGAGTTCGTGACCGACCGGCTCGGCGCGCAGGGCACGGTGCTGGGCGGCGGCCGCTATGACGGGCTGATCGAGACGCTCGGTGGCCCGCATACGCCGGCGGTCGGCTGGGCGGCCGGCATCGAGCGGCTGGGGATGCTGCTGGAAGAGCCGGCGGCTGAGGCGATCGAAGCCGTCATGGTCCCGATGGGCGAAGCGGCCGAGGCGGTTGCGCTTGGCCTCGTTGCGAAGCTGCGTCGCAGCGGCGTCGCAACCGACATGGCCTTCAAGGGCAATATGAAGAAGCGGATGGCGAAGGCATCCGCTTCTGGTGCGACCTACGCGCTCATTCTCGGCGATAACGAGCTGTCCGAGGGCAAGATCATCGTTCGCAATCTGGTGGAGGGTCAGCAGGCAACAGCCTCTATCGAATCCATTGGATCGATGCCTCTGTCGCTGCTTTGGCAAATCCCGACTGGCAGCGCTTCGTCGACCGGGGCTCAGTATATCGCGGAAATACTCAAAGGCGGACCGGGCGCCGCATGA
- the ppa gene encoding inorganic diphosphatase: protein MNIDLIPVGANPPHELNVIIEVPVGGEPVKYEFDKKSGALFVDRILHTPMRYPANYGFVPHTLSPDGDPLDALVIARSPFVPGSVVRVRPIAVLRLEDEAGGDEKLITVPDEKTFPYYNDVGEKGDLPEIIMQQIEHFFTHYKDLEAKKWVRIGTWGDAEEARQVIVEAIELAKRKKAETGTDAGAKAL from the coding sequence ATGAACATCGATCTCATCCCCGTCGGGGCCAATCCGCCGCACGAGCTCAACGTCATCATCGAGGTGCCGGTGGGCGGCGAGCCGGTGAAGTACGAGTTCGACAAGAAGTCGGGCGCGCTCTTCGTCGATCGCATCCTGCACACGCCGATGCGCTACCCGGCGAACTACGGCTTCGTGCCGCACACCCTCTCGCCGGACGGCGATCCGCTCGACGCGCTGGTGATCGCGCGCTCGCCCTTCGTACCCGGCTCGGTGGTGCGCGTCCGCCCGATCGCGGTGCTGCGGCTGGAGGATGAGGCCGGCGGCGACGAGAAGCTGATCACCGTGCCCGACGAGAAGACCTTCCCTTACTATAACGACGTCGGCGAGAAGGGCGATCTGCCTGAGATCATCATGCAGCAGATCGAGCATTTCTTCACCCACTACAAGGATCTGGAAGCCAAGAAGTGGGTGCGCATCGGCACCTGGGGCGACGCCGAGGAAGCGCGCCAGGTGATCGTCGAGGCTATCGAACTCGCCAAGAGGAAGAAGGCCGAGACCGGCACCGACGCCGGCGCGAAGGCGCTCTGA
- a CDS encoding DUF4167 domain-containing protein: protein MRGPNNGGDRGNRIDNRARGNAAQLLEKYKNLARDAQTQGDRVMTEYYHQFADHYFRVLAESRSRFEDQNQHQQQRRQRFDNEDFDGEGDEGEGTDDGAETEAREHQPEQQDRQFRRDRGDREDRGNRRDDREDRGNRRERRDYREPVAAAPVEQAPAAEVAPAPVAAEEDAPKPRRGRPRKVKAEDSAEAPQRIEVDRLPPSFSASAGDAANGQAEDEAAEPAPRKRRTRRTASEADVAA from the coding sequence ATGCGGGGCCCCAACAACGGTGGCGACAGGGGTAACCGGATCGACAACCGGGCGCGTGGCAATGCCGCCCAGCTCCTTGAGAAATACAAGAATCTCGCGCGTGACGCCCAGACCCAGGGCGACCGGGTGATGACCGAATATTATCACCAGTTCGCGGATCATTATTTCCGTGTGCTGGCGGAATCCCGGTCGCGCTTCGAGGATCAGAACCAGCATCAGCAGCAGCGTCGTCAGCGCTTCGACAACGAAGACTTCGACGGCGAGGGCGATGAGGGCGAAGGCACCGACGACGGCGCCGAGACCGAAGCGCGCGAGCACCAGCCCGAGCAGCAGGATCGCCAGTTCCGCCGTGACCGTGGCGATCGCGAGGATCGCGGCAACCGTCGTGACGATCGGGAAGATCGCGGCAATCGCCGTGAGCGCCGCGACTATCGCGAGCCGGTCGCCGCTGCGCCGGTGGAGCAGGCGCCGGCTGCCGAGGTCGCTCCCGCTCCTGTCGCTGCCGAGGAAGACGCGCCCAAGCCGCGCCGTGGCCGCCCCCGCAAGGTGAAGGCGGAAGACTCGGCCGAAGCACCGCAGCGGATCGAGGTCGATCGCCTGCCGCCGTCCTTCTCGGCGTCTGCCGGGGATGCGGCGAATGGCCAGGCCGAGGACGAGGCCGCCGAGCCTGCGCCGCGCAAGCGCCGCACCCGTCGCACCGCATCGGAAGCCGACGTTGCCGCCTGA
- a CDS encoding aldo/keto reductase family oxidoreductase, which yields MSHPDVTRAGTFRLGDRTVNRLGYGAMQLAGPGVFGPPRDHDAAIAVLRAAVESGIDHIDTSDFYGPHVTNRLIREALHPYRDGLTIVTKVGAKRGEDASWNPAQSPAELESAVHDNLRNLGLDVLDVVNFRAMGDPEGHGPAEGTIAPQFEALAKLREQGLIRHLGVSTITPTQLAEARGIAPVVCVQNLYNLAHREDEAMIDDLAKDGIAYVPYFPLGGFSPLQSDALSAVAERLGAKPMQVALAWLLHRAPNILLIPGTSSVGHLRENIAAGGLELPVDALAELDGIGAKTVA from the coding sequence ATGTCCCATCCCGACGTGACGCGCGCCGGCACCTTCCGGCTCGGTGATCGCACTGTGAACCGCCTCGGCTACGGCGCGATGCAGCTTGCCGGCCCCGGCGTGTTCGGCCCGCCCAGGGATCATGACGCGGCGATCGCCGTGCTGCGCGCGGCGGTGGAGAGCGGCATCGACCATATCGACACCAGCGATTTCTACGGCCCGCACGTCACCAACAGGCTGATCAGGGAAGCGCTGCATCCCTACCGCGACGGCCTGACGATCGTCACCAAGGTCGGCGCCAAGCGCGGAGAGGATGCGTCGTGGAACCCGGCCCAGTCGCCCGCCGAGCTGGAAAGCGCGGTGCACGATAACCTGCGCAATCTCGGCCTCGACGTGCTCGACGTGGTCAACTTCCGCGCCATGGGCGATCCCGAGGGCCATGGCCCGGCGGAAGGAACGATCGCCCCGCAGTTCGAGGCTCTGGCGAAGCTGCGCGAGCAGGGGCTGATCCGCCACCTCGGCGTCAGCACGATCACCCCGACCCAGCTTGCCGAGGCGCGCGGCATCGCGCCGGTGGTGTGCGTGCAGAACCTCTACAACCTCGCCCACCGCGAGGATGAGGCGATGATCGACGATCTGGCGAAGGACGGCATCGCCTACGTGCCCTATTTCCCGCTCGGCGGGTTCAGCCCACTCCAGTCCGATGCGCTGTCCGCGGTGGCGGAGCGGCTGGGGGCGAAGCCGATGCAGGTGGCACTCGCCTGGCTGCTCCACCGCGCGCCCAACATCCTGCTGATCCCCGGCACCTCGTCGGTCGGCCATTTGCGCGAGAATATCGCGGCGGGCGGGCTGGAGCTTCCGGTCGACGCGCTGGCGGAGCTGGACGGTATCGGCGCGAAGACGGTGGCCTAA
- the prmC gene encoding peptide chain release factor N(5)-glutamine methyltransferase, with amino-acid sequence MSPPETIGAAIRAAATRLAETSETPRLDAELLMAEALGVTREAMILAGLGQPIPPFVLSVVEGQAASAAPAARTSTTLSANGSFEVLLERRMSGEPIAYILGHRDFWTIRLKVAPGVLIPRPDSETLIEVAVAHFAGSSGPKRILDLGTGSGALLLAALAEWPEATGVGIDRSPQALAIAQANAEALGMAGRAQIIEGDWSGTGEAFDLILCNPPYIGTAEPLARDVIEHEPHSALFAGADGLDDYRAIAPLLPAQLAPGGVACIEIGATQGAAVASLIASQGLVVQIRHDLAGLDRCIVATRR; translated from the coding sequence ATGTCGCCGCCTGAGACCATCGGGGCGGCGATCCGGGCGGCGGCTACGCGCTTGGCCGAAACCTCCGAGACACCGAGGCTCGATGCCGAGCTGCTGATGGCGGAGGCGCTGGGGGTGACGCGGGAAGCGATGATCCTTGCGGGTCTGGGCCAGCCCATCCCCCCGTTCGTCCTGAGCGTAGTCGAAGGACAGGCTGCAAGCGCGGCGCCCGCTGCCCGCACTTCGACTACGCTCAGTGCGAACGGATCGTTTGAAGTCCTGTTGGAGCGCCGCATGTCCGGCGAACCCATCGCCTACATCCTCGGGCATCGCGATTTCTGGACGATCCGGCTGAAGGTGGCCCCCGGAGTCCTCATCCCGCGCCCCGACAGTGAGACGCTGATCGAGGTGGCCGTCGCTCACTTCGCCGGTTCATCCGGGCCGAAACGCATCCTCGATCTCGGTACCGGCTCCGGCGCGCTGCTGCTCGCCGCGCTGGCCGAGTGGCCCGAGGCTACCGGCGTCGGCATCGACCGCTCGCCCCAGGCGCTCGCCATTGCTCAGGCCAATGCCGAGGCGCTGGGTATGGCCGGCCGCGCCCAAATCATCGAAGGCGACTGGTCCGGCACAGGCGAGGCGTTCGATCTGATCCTCTGCAACCCGCCCTATATCGGCACCGCCGAGCCGCTCGCCCGCGACGTGATCGAGCATGAGCCGCATTCGGCTCTCTTCGCCGGCGCGGACGGCCTCGACGATTATCGCGCGATAGCCCCGCTGCTGCCCGCCCAGCTAGCGCCCGGCGGCGTTGCCTGCATCGAGATCGGCGCGACGCAAGGCGCGGCCGTCGCCTCGTTAATCGCGTCGCAAGGGCTGGTGGTGCAAATCCGCCACGACCTTGCCGGCCTCGATCGCTGTATCGTGGCAACGCGGCGATAA